The Cervus canadensis isolate Bull #8, Minnesota chromosome X, ASM1932006v1, whole genome shotgun sequence genome contains a region encoding:
- the SPIN3 gene encoding spindlin-3 — MKTPLAKTASGQRSRTGSGHGSVSVTMMKRKAAYKKHRSRPISQPPRNIVGCRIRHGWKDGDEPLTEWKGTVLDQVPVNPSLYLIKYDGFDCVYGLELHRDERVLSLEVLPNRVASSRISDTHLTEIMIGKAVEHIFETEEGSKNEWRGMVLAQAPVMNTWFYITYEKDPVLYMYQLLDDYKDGDLHILPDSNDSPLTEREPGEIIDSLVGKQVENAKEDGSKRTGMVIHQVEAKPSVYFIKFDDDFHIYVYDLVKTS; from the coding sequence ATGAAGACCCCGCTCGCAAAAACGGCTTCTGGGCAGCGGTCCAGGACAGGCTCAGGGCATGGCAGTGTGTCTGTTACCATGATGAAGAGAAAAGCTGCATACAAGAAGCATAGGAGCAGACCCATCTCCCAGCCTCCAAGGAATATCGTGGGCTGCAGAATTCGGCATGGATGGAAAGACGGAGATGAACCACTAACAGAGTGGAAGGGAACCGTTCTGGATCAGGTACCTGTAAATCCCTCTCTGTATCTTATCAAATATGATGGATTCGACTGTGTTTATGGATTGGAACTTCACAGAGATGAAAGAGTGTTATCACTTGAAGTCCTTCCTAATAGAGTTGCATCATCTAGAATCAGTGATACACACTTAACAGAAATTATGATTGGCAAAGCAGTGGAACATATTTTTGAGACAGAGGAAGGTTCCAAAAATGAATGGAGGGGGATGGTCTTGGCTCAGGCACCTGTCATGAATACGTGGTTTTACATTACCTATGAGAAAGATCCTGTATTATATATGTACCAGCTCTTGGATGATTATAAAGATGGTGACCTACACATCCTTCCAGATTCCAATGATTCTCCTCTCACAGAGAGGGAGCCAGGAGAAATCATAGACAGCCTAGTAGGCAAACAAGTGGAAAATGCCAAGGAGGATGGCTCCAAGAGAACTGGCATGGTCATTCATCAGGTGGAAGCAAAACCCTCTGTGTACTTCATCAAATTTGATGATGATTTCCATATCTATGTCTATGATTTGGTAAAAACATCTTAG